The genomic segment GGCGGGCCCGGGGACGGGATTCGGCGGCGGTGCGGGATTCGGCGAAGGCGGGAGCCGTCGCTCCCGTTCCAGAAGCAGCGGCTCCCCTTCCTCGTCGAGGGCCGAGACGGGGGAGCCGCGAGACCCGGTGGAGCAGGCGCGCAACATCTGCCTGCGCCTGCTCACCGGGATCCCACGCACCCGCAAGCAGCTCGCGGACGCGCTGCGCAAGCGGGAGATTCCCGACGAGGCGGCTGAGGAAGTGCTGTCGCGCTTCGAGGACGTGGGGCTGATCGACGACGCGGCGTTCGCGGACTCCTGGGTGGAGTCCAGGCACCACGGCCGAGGCCTGGCACGCCGGGCACTCGCCCGTGAACTCCGCACGAAGGGCGTCGATTCGGCGGTGATCGACGAGGCGGTCGGGCAGCTCGACGCCGAGCAGGAGGAGGAGACGGCCCGCGAACTGGTCGCGCGCAAGCTCCGGTCC from the Streptomyces sp. NBC_01335 genome contains:
- the recX gene encoding recombination regulator RecX produces the protein MTRRTEWSEPATGFGAEPHPRHAGGPGAGPESDTEAEFRSGARRGAGPGTGFGGGAGFGEGGSRRSRSRSSGSPSSSRAETGEPRDPVEQARNICLRLLTGIPRTRKQLADALRKREIPDEAAEEVLSRFEDVGLIDDAAFADSWVESRHHGRGLARRALARELRTKGVDSAVIDEAVGQLDAEQEEETARELVARKLRSTRGLDRDKRLRRLAGMLARKGYGEGMALRVVRQALEAEGEDTEGLDEPF